One genomic window of Solanum stenotomum isolate F172 chromosome 9, ASM1918654v1, whole genome shotgun sequence includes the following:
- the LOC125876204 gene encoding glucose-1-phosphate adenylyltransferase large subunit 2, chloroplastic/amyloplastic isoform X1, giving the protein MDALCASMKGTAQLVAICNQESAFWGEKISGRRLINKGFGVRSCKSFTTQQRGRNVTSAVLTRDINKEMLPFEESMFEEQPTADPKAVASVILGGGVGTRLFPLTSRRAKPAVPIGGCYRLIDVPMSNCINSGIRKIFILTQFNSFSLNRHLARTYNFGNGVGFGDGFVEVLAATQTPGDAGKMWFQGTADAVRQFIWVFENQKNKNVEHIIILSGDHLYRMNYMDFVQKHIDTNADITVSCVPMDDGRASDFGLMKIDETGRIIQFAEKPKGPALKAMQVDTSILGLSEQEASNFPYIASMGVYVFKTDVLLKLLKSAYPSCNDFGSEIIPSAVKDHNVQAYLFNDYWEDIGTVKSFFDANLALTKQPPKFDFNDPKTPFYTSARFLPPTKVDKSRIVDAIISHGCFLRECNIQHSIVGVRSRLDYGVEFKDTMMMGADYYQTESEIASLLAEGKVPIGVGPNTKIQNCIIDKNAKIGKDVIILNKEVSIFLLKYEIITEVNTSLTDAWMLFQGVEEADRSAEGFYIRSGITVIMKNATIKDGTVI; this is encoded by the exons ATGGATGCGTTGTGTGCTAGTATGAAGGGCACTGCACAATTAGTGGCAATTTGCAACCAAGAGAGTGCATTTTGGGGAGAGAAGATTAGTGGAAGAAGATTGATAAACAAGGGTTTTGGGGTCCGGTCGTGCAAGAGCTTTACAACTCAACAAAGGGGTAGAAATGTTACGTCTGCTGTTCTCACCCGTGATATAAACAAAGAGATGCTG CCATTTGAAGAATCAATGTTTGAGGAACAACCAACTGCGGACCCAAAAGCTGTTGCCTCTGTCATTCTAGGTGGTGGTGTTGGAACTCGTCTTTTTCCTCTTACCAGCAGAAGAGCTAAACCAGCT GTTCCAATTGGTGGTTGTTACCGGCTAATTGATGTACCAATGAGTAACTGCATTAACAGTGGCATACGGAAAATTTTCATCTTAACACAGTTCAATTCCTTTTCCCTCAATCGTCACCTTGCCCGCACGTATAATTTTGGAAATGGAGTGGGTTTTGGAGATGGATTTGTGGAG GTTTTAGCTGCAACCCAGACTCCAGGTGATGCAGGAAAAATGTGGTTCCAAGGCACTGCTGATGCTGTGCGGCAATTTATATGGGTATTTGAG AATCAGAAGAACAAGAATGTCGAGCACATAATAATTTTGTCTGGTGACCATCTTTACCGAATGAACTACATGGACTTTGTTCAG AAGCATATTGACACGAATGCTGATATTACAGTTTCATGTGTTCCAATGGACGATGG TCGAGCTTCAGATTTTGGATTGATGAAAATAGATGAAACAGGACGTATCATCCAATTTGCTGAGAAACCCAAAGGCCCTGCTTTGAAGGCAATG CAAGTTGACACATCTATCCTCGGACTATCTGAGCAAGAGGCGTCCAATTTTCCTTACATTGCATCCATGGGTGTTTATGTATTCAAAACTGATGTTTTACTAAAACTTCTCAAGTCAGCATACCCTTCATGCAATGATTTTGGCTCTGAAATCATCCCTTCTGCTGTGAAGGATCACAATGTCCAG GCATATTTGTTTAATGATTACTGGGAGGATATTGGAACAGTGAAGTCTTTCTTTGATGCCAACTTGGCCCTCACAAAGCAG CCTCCAAAGTTTGACTTCAATGACCCGAAGACCCCGTTCTACACTTCTGCTAGGTTCTTACCTCCTACAAAAGTTGACAAAAGCAGG ATAGTGGATGCAATAATTTCACATGGTTGCTTTCTGAGGGAATGCAACATCCAGCACTCTATAGTTGGTGTACGATCACGCTTAGACTATGGTGTTGAGTTTAAG GATACCATGATGATGGGTGCAGATTATTATCAAACTGAATCTGAGATTGCTTCACTACTAGCAGAAGGAAAGGTTCCAATAGGGGTCGGGCCAAACACCAAGATACA AAATTGCATAATTGACAAGAATGCAAAGATAGGAAAAGATGTGATTATTCTGAACAAGGAAGTAAGTATCTTTCTTTTGAAGTATGAAATCATCACGGAAGTTAATACTAGTTTAACTGATGCTTGGATGTTGTTTCAGGGTGTTGAAGAAGCTGATAGGTCAGCAGAAGGATTTTACATTAGGTCCGGGATTACCGTCATAATGAAGAATGCAACCATTAAAGATGGGACGGTCATATGA
- the LOC125876204 gene encoding glucose-1-phosphate adenylyltransferase large subunit 2, chloroplastic/amyloplastic isoform X2 produces the protein MDALCASMKGTAQLVAICNQESAFWGEKISGRRLINKGFGVRSCKSFTTQQRGRNVTSAVLTRDINKEMLPFEESMFEEQPTADPKAVASVILGGGVGTRLFPLTSRRAKPAVPIGGCYRLIDVPMSNCINSGIRKIFILTQFNSFSLNRHLARTYNFGNGVGFGDGFVEVLAATQTPGDAGKMWFQGTADAVRQFIWVFENQKNKNVEHIIILSGDHLYRMNYMDFVQKHIDTNADITVSCVPMDDGRASDFGLMKIDETGRIIQFAEKPKGPALKAMQVDTSILGLSEQEASNFPYIASMGVYVFKTDVLLKLLKSAYPSCNDFGSEIIPSAVKDHNVQAYLFNDYWEDIGTVKSFFDANLALTKQPPKFDFNDPKTPFYTSARFLPPTKVDKSRIVDAIISHGCFLRECNIQHSIVGVRSRLDYGVEFKDTMMMGADYYQTESEIASLLAEGKVPIGVGPNTKIQNCIIDKNAKIGKDVIILNKEGVEEADRSAEGFYIRSGITVIMKNATIKDGTVI, from the exons ATGGATGCGTTGTGTGCTAGTATGAAGGGCACTGCACAATTAGTGGCAATTTGCAACCAAGAGAGTGCATTTTGGGGAGAGAAGATTAGTGGAAGAAGATTGATAAACAAGGGTTTTGGGGTCCGGTCGTGCAAGAGCTTTACAACTCAACAAAGGGGTAGAAATGTTACGTCTGCTGTTCTCACCCGTGATATAAACAAAGAGATGCTG CCATTTGAAGAATCAATGTTTGAGGAACAACCAACTGCGGACCCAAAAGCTGTTGCCTCTGTCATTCTAGGTGGTGGTGTTGGAACTCGTCTTTTTCCTCTTACCAGCAGAAGAGCTAAACCAGCT GTTCCAATTGGTGGTTGTTACCGGCTAATTGATGTACCAATGAGTAACTGCATTAACAGTGGCATACGGAAAATTTTCATCTTAACACAGTTCAATTCCTTTTCCCTCAATCGTCACCTTGCCCGCACGTATAATTTTGGAAATGGAGTGGGTTTTGGAGATGGATTTGTGGAG GTTTTAGCTGCAACCCAGACTCCAGGTGATGCAGGAAAAATGTGGTTCCAAGGCACTGCTGATGCTGTGCGGCAATTTATATGGGTATTTGAG AATCAGAAGAACAAGAATGTCGAGCACATAATAATTTTGTCTGGTGACCATCTTTACCGAATGAACTACATGGACTTTGTTCAG AAGCATATTGACACGAATGCTGATATTACAGTTTCATGTGTTCCAATGGACGATGG TCGAGCTTCAGATTTTGGATTGATGAAAATAGATGAAACAGGACGTATCATCCAATTTGCTGAGAAACCCAAAGGCCCTGCTTTGAAGGCAATG CAAGTTGACACATCTATCCTCGGACTATCTGAGCAAGAGGCGTCCAATTTTCCTTACATTGCATCCATGGGTGTTTATGTATTCAAAACTGATGTTTTACTAAAACTTCTCAAGTCAGCATACCCTTCATGCAATGATTTTGGCTCTGAAATCATCCCTTCTGCTGTGAAGGATCACAATGTCCAG GCATATTTGTTTAATGATTACTGGGAGGATATTGGAACAGTGAAGTCTTTCTTTGATGCCAACTTGGCCCTCACAAAGCAG CCTCCAAAGTTTGACTTCAATGACCCGAAGACCCCGTTCTACACTTCTGCTAGGTTCTTACCTCCTACAAAAGTTGACAAAAGCAGG ATAGTGGATGCAATAATTTCACATGGTTGCTTTCTGAGGGAATGCAACATCCAGCACTCTATAGTTGGTGTACGATCACGCTTAGACTATGGTGTTGAGTTTAAG GATACCATGATGATGGGTGCAGATTATTATCAAACTGAATCTGAGATTGCTTCACTACTAGCAGAAGGAAAGGTTCCAATAGGGGTCGGGCCAAACACCAAGATACA AAATTGCATAATTGACAAGAATGCAAAGATAGGAAAAGATGTGATTATTCTGAACAAGGAA GGTGTTGAAGAAGCTGATAGGTCAGCAGAAGGATTTTACATTAGGTCCGGGATTACCGTCATAATGAAGAATGCAACCATTAAAGATGGGACGGTCATATGA